The following proteins are encoded in a genomic region of Lemur catta isolate mLemCat1 chromosome 10, mLemCat1.pri, whole genome shotgun sequence:
- the RBM18 gene encoding probable RNA-binding protein 18 encodes MEAETKTLPLENASILSEGSLQEGHRLWIGNLDPKITEYHLLKLLQKFGKVKQFDFLFHKSGALEGQPRGYCFVNFETKQEAEQAIQCLNGKLALSKKLVVRWAHAQVKRYDHNKNDKILPISLEPSSSTEPTQSNLSVTAKIKAIEAKLKMMAENPDAEYPAAPVYSYFKPPDKKRTTPYSRTAWKSRR; translated from the exons ATGGAAGCAGAAACTAAAACTCTTCCCCTGGAGAACGCATCCATCCTTTCAGAGGGCTCTCTACAGGAAGGGCACCGATTATGGATTGGCAACCTGGACCCCAAAATCACAGA ATACCACCTCCTCAAGCTCCTCCAGAAGTTTGGGAAGGTAAAacagtttgacttcctcttcCACAAGTCAGGTGCTTTGGAGGGACAGCCTCGAGGGTACTGTTTCGTTAACTTTGAAACTAAGCAG GAAGCAGAACAAGCCATCCAGTGTCTCAATGGCAAGCTGGCTCTGTCTAAGAAGCTGGTGGTGCGATGGGCACATGCTCAAGTAAAG AGATACGATCATAACAAGAATGATAAGATCCTTCCTATCAGTCTTGAGCCATCCTCAAGCACTGAGCCTACTCAGTCTAATCTAAG TGTCACTGCAAAGATAAAAGCCATTGAAGCAAAGCTGAAAATGATGGCAGAAAATCCTGATGCAGAGTATCCGGCAGCGCCTGTTTATTCCTACTTTAAGCCACCAGATAAAAAAAGGACTACTCCTTATTCTAGAACAGCTTGGAAATCTCGAAGATGA